A region from the Nostoc sp. HK-01 genome encodes:
- a CDS encoding TPR repeat protein, translated as MVQDRSYGGQIATYTYKLSIMSNHELYLQGLEKAKQKDYAGAIANFSQVIQLMPFDAEAYLQRGLAYYDSGQILSAVSDYTEALKIDAKFVEAYYSRALARVALKNLSGALDDVERAINLRGNYAAAYNLRGIVRRKQGFIQDAIASLKQAAELYLQQKDKENCRLCLEQIKQLQPPAKVAVQPQNSITTPIISTKDYFTQLLDKAEKGDTREAIADLNWVLQADPQDAQAYCCRGVVRCKMGNYREAIADFNQALLLKFQDAIVYRNRGKARALLGDHQGAIADFNQALQIQPQDALIYVARGNVYRAMGNYLGAIQDYTQALQIKFDDAQAYYNRGIAYTLLEEMQSAVEDYQRAASIFCEQEDWDNYQQVLNSLQKIQTTYPESKKQKYNLLRQKLLRLVGGYWEIAQRLIDQKQDYYPGKPDEWYLQKVIEDLERDRGR; from the coding sequence ATGGTGCAAGATAGAAGTTACGGTGGGCAGATTGCAACATACACCTATAAATTATCAATTATGAGTAATCACGAACTCTACTTACAGGGGTTAGAAAAAGCTAAACAAAAAGATTATGCTGGGGCGATCGCAAATTTTAGCCAAGTAATACAGCTAATGCCATTCGATGCTGAGGCGTATTTGCAAAGAGGATTGGCGTATTATGATTCAGGACAAATTCTTTCGGCAGTTTCTGATTATACCGAAGCACTAAAAATTGATGCTAAATTTGTTGAAGCTTACTATAGTCGTGCATTGGCACGAGTGGCGCTGAAAAATTTATCTGGCGCGTTGGATGATGTGGAACGGGCGATTAATCTGCGTGGTAATTATGCAGCAGCTTATAATTTGCGGGGAATCGTACGCCGCAAACAGGGATTCATTCAAGATGCGATCGCTAGTTTGAAACAAGCCGCAGAATTATATTTACAACAAAAAGATAAGGAAAATTGTCGTCTCTGTCTAGAACAGATTAAACAGTTACAACCTCCAGCTAAAGTAGCCGTACAACCACAAAATTCTATAACTACACCCATCATCTCCACCAAAGATTATTTTACGCAACTATTAGACAAAGCCGAAAAGGGAGATACACGAGAAGCGATCGCAGATTTAAACTGGGTCTTACAAGCAGATCCTCAAGATGCCCAAGCTTATTGTTGTCGGGGTGTAGTGCGTTGCAAAATGGGAAATTACCGTGAGGCGATCGCAGACTTTAACCAAGCACTGTTACTCAAATTTCAAGATGCTATCGTCTATCGCAACCGAGGTAAAGCCCGTGCTTTGTTGGGAGATCATCAAGGTGCGATCGCAGATTTTAACCAAGCACTGCAAATTCAGCCCCAAGATGCTTTGATATATGTTGCTAGAGGCAATGTCTATCGAGCAATGGGTAATTATCTTGGTGCAATTCAAGATTATACGCAAGCGCTACAAATTAAATTTGATGATGCCCAAGCTTACTACAATCGTGGCATTGCTTATACATTACTTGAAGAAATGCAAAGCGCTGTTGAAGATTATCAACGTGCAGCTAGTATTTTTTGCGAACAAGAAGATTGGGATAATTACCAACAAGTTTTAAATAGCCTACAAAAAATCCAGACAACTTATCCTGAATCGAAAAAGCAAAAGTATAACTTATTACGCCAAAAACTTTTGCGCTTAGTTGGCGGTTATTGGGAAATTGCTCAACGATTAATTGACCAAAAACAAGATTATTATCCAGGAAAACCAGATGAATGGTATCTACAAAAAGTGATTGAAGATTTAGAACGCGACCGCGGTAGATAA
- a CDS encoding nuclear transport factor 2 has translation MPITIDSARGIFPETLSADAVPATIARFKQLSAEDQLAWTWFAYLEMGKTITVAAPGAARMQFAEATLNQIREMSFPEQSQVMCDLANNADTPICRTYATWSANIKLGFWYQLGVWMDQGIVAPIPAGYQLSANASAVLQAVRELDQGQQITVLRNSVVDMGFDPNKLGEYTRVSEPVVAPKDVSQRTQVTIEGITNETVLSYMDNLNANDFGALIDLFAPDAALQPPFQRPIVGRDAILRFFNEECQNLKLLPERGVSEPAEEGYTQIKVTGKVQTPWFGAGVGMNMAWRFLINPKGKIFFVAIDLLASPKELLNLVR, from the coding sequence ATGCCAATTACAATTGACTCGGCTCGTGGTATTTTCCCAGAAACCCTATCTGCCGATGCAGTACCAGCCACAATTGCTAGATTTAAGCAACTCAGTGCGGAAGATCAGTTGGCATGGACTTGGTTTGCTTATTTAGAAATGGGTAAAACAATCACTGTTGCTGCTCCAGGCGCTGCTCGTATGCAGTTTGCCGAAGCAACTCTCAATCAAATTCGGGAAATGAGTTTTCCTGAGCAAAGTCAGGTGATGTGCGATCTAGCCAACAATGCTGATACACCTATTTGTCGTACCTATGCTACTTGGTCGGCAAATATCAAACTAGGGTTCTGGTATCAACTTGGAGTATGGATGGATCAAGGTATTGTCGCTCCAATTCCTGCTGGTTATCAGCTTTCTGCCAATGCTTCAGCAGTACTGCAAGCAGTTAGAGAACTGGATCAGGGACAACAAATTACTGTCTTACGCAATTCTGTAGTTGATATGGGATTTGATCCCAACAAGTTGGGCGAATATACCAGAGTCTCTGAACCTGTTGTTGCACCTAAAGATGTGTCGCAACGCACTCAAGTCACCATTGAAGGCATTACAAATGAAACAGTGCTGAGTTATATGGACAACCTTAATGCCAATGATTTTGGGGCATTAATTGATTTGTTCGCACCTGATGCAGCTTTGCAACCACCTTTCCAAAGACCAATCGTGGGTAGAGACGCTATTCTACGATTTTTTAATGAAGAATGCCAAAACCTCAAATTGCTTCCAGAACGAGGTGTTTCTGAACCAGCAGAAGAAGGTTACACCCAAATAAAAGTTACTGGTAAAGTCCAAACTCCTTGGTTTGGTGCTGGTGTTGGAATGAATATGGCTTGGCGATTTTTAATTAATCCTAAAGGTAAAATTTTCTTTGTGGCAATTGATTTGCTGGCATCTCCTAAAGAACTATTAAATTTAGTTCGCTAG